A portion of the Rhizoctonia solani chromosome 6, complete sequence genome contains these proteins:
- a CDS encoding heparinase II/III family protein has product MSVLSFSGRHNICFSPWGNLIIPLLRAAAISSTIATVIASSNTVRDEYQSWPPDPFNPSSPSPTSVRPDRPRIIAPAYKWEVLPSIIQTNPYLHKWNNTIFGDAQKYYDQPVKSYFVDGGNGVLDIAREIKMRVKAWAYVYRITKDTKWVDRTWIELQNAAGNGTSPFGDPGNNWYTAHFLDVAEFTSAFAIGYDWMYDAWNPHQRDSIMWSIINLGLQWGVKSYNDQNSHWNFGWWQNVNGNWNCVCNAGLTLGALAVIGDDPTGTAETMLSLTVPNSKKNCVLAPSSDGTWSETPNYWYFGTTAHSEMSSALLTATGNTYDLVDPKFAMTALYHMHVSAPTGQFDYGDTGPNKFSTTANSMMFYGSYFKEPRYLLFQRDRVDVGEPWSMFWYDPSVRGAFWNDMPFDHYFDDDLDQWAAMRSNWADSHALYVAMKAGKHVGHQTHGDLDAGTFVLDAMGQRWAGELGNGDYLSEGYFSSEGQDSHRWLYYRKRTEGQNTLVVNNDNQNVWAQPTVKYDSTGDRQGLDYDYIPGTNSTAFFVTDLTGTYNGQRIKRGVRLINGRKQVLLQDDLLDVTQSVEWRMHTNATIAIENGGQTAMLTLGGQTMQVQLLNPGAGVGFSIKDAVRAPTDPALPPNQADQPNPGVKVLCVSLAPGKTQSLQVLFSPQWPGMSVSDLRLPPHVHLDDWSLTSHN; this is encoded by the exons ATGAGTGTTTTGTCCTTTTCAG GAAGGCATAATATTTGTTTTAGCCCATGGGGTAATCTCATCATTCCTCTTCTTCGAGCGGCTGCCATATCCAGTACGATTGCAACCGTGATCGCTTCATCCAACA CCGTTCGGGACGAGTATCAGTCCTGGCCTCCGGACCCCTTTAATCCTTCTAGTCCTTCTCCAACTTCGGTCCGCCCCGATCGTCCCCGTATCATCGCTCCAGCATACAAATGGGAGGTGCTTCCCTCTATTATTCAAACAAACCCCTACCTTCACAAGTGGAACAATACCATCTTCGGCGACGCACAAAAATACTACGATCAGCCGGTAAAATCATACTTTGTGGATGGAGGAAACGGCGTTCTTGATATCGCTCGCGAGATCAAGATGCGCGTCAAAGCTTGGGCGTATGTCTACCGTATAACCAAAGACACCAAGTGGGTAGATCGGACTTGGATAGAGCTTCAG AACGCGGCCGGTAATGGTACTTCGCCATTTGGTGATCCTGGAAATAATTGGTACACCGCTCACTTCCTCGATGTCGCCGAGTTTACCAGCGCATTCGCTATCGGCTACGACTGGATGTACGACGCTTGGAATCCTCACCAGCGCGATAGTATCATGTGGTCTATTATAAACCTGGGTCTTCAGTGGGGTGTAAAGTCTTACAATGATCAGAACTCCCACTGGAATTTCGGCTGGTGGCAAAATGTCAACGGGAATTGGAACTGCGTATGCAACGCCGGACTAACGCTTGGTGCGCTAGCTGTTATTGGCGACGACCCAACAGGCACCGCCGAAACGATGCTTAGCTTGACTGTCCCTAACTCCAAGAAAAATTGTGTGCTCGCTCCTTCGTCCGATGGTACTTGGTCCGAAACTCCCAATTATTGGTATTTTGGTACCACCGCTCACTCTGAAATGTCGTCTGCTCTTCTGACTGCCACTGGTAATACATATGACCTGGTTGACCCGAAGTTTGCCATGACCGCCCTTTACCACATGCATGTCTCCGCCCCCACAGGTCAATTCGACTATGGGGACACAGGCCCAAACAAGTTCAGCACCACCGCTAATTCGATGATGTTTTACGGCTCCTATTTCAAAGAACCTCGCTATCTTCTGTTTCAACGCGACCGCGTTGATGTTGGTGAACCCTGGTCAATGTTCTGGTATGATCCATCCGTTCGTGGTGCATTCTGGAACGACATGCCCTTCGATCATTATTTTGACGACGATCTCGATCAATGGGCGGCCATGCGCAGCAATTGGGCCGACAGTCACGCCCTGTATGTTGCAATGAAGGCAGGAAAACATGTTGGCCATCAGACGCATGGTGATCTCGACGCCGGTACCTTTGTCCTCGATGCAATGGGTCAGCGATGGGCTGGTGAGCTCGGAAACGGCGATTATCTTTCGGAAGGCTATTTCTCAAGTGAGGGTCAAGATAGTCACCGTTGGCTTTACTATCGTAAGCGGACCGAGGGCCAGAATACTCTGGTGGTTAATAACGACAACCAGAATGTCTGGGCCCAGCCTACTGTTAAGTATGACTCTACGGGCGACAGACAGGGTTTGGATTATGACTATATTCCTGGCACCAACTCCACCGCGTTTTTTGTTACAGACCTAACAGGAACTTATAACGGACA ACGTATCAAGCGTGGTGTGCGTCTGATAAACGGGCGAAAGCAAGTTCTTCTTCAGGACGATCTCTTGGACGTGACTCAATCAGTCGAATGGCGTATGCATACGAACGCAACCATAGCAATCGAAAACGGTGGACAAACTGCTATGCTTACCCTCGGTGGTCAAACAATGCAAGTTCAACTACTTAACCCCGGGGCCGGAGTAGGCTTCTCGATCAAAGATGCTGTCCGAGCGCCTACCGACCCGGCTTTGCCTCCCAATCAAGCCGATCAACCTAACCCTGGGGTAAAGGTTTTATGCGTGTCCCTTGCTCCAGGCAAAACCCAGAGCCTACAGGTCTTATTCAGTCCCCAATGGCCGGGCATGTCAGTTTCAGATCTCAGGCTTCCCCCACACGTCCATTTGGATGACTGGTCGTTGACGAGTCATAACTAG